One stretch of Lottiidibacillus patelloidae DNA includes these proteins:
- a CDS encoding GGDEF domain-containing protein, giving the protein MKLKNYLLEEKLLIYSLFAFILVSILSIISNILIGFAFSINYKWFGSIIFSAIALKLALNKTYLTPIKYIMSSFILFVFLPIGYITSGGSILVVGYLLIVANMINYLFSGKSRVFFNASIVIVFFAMIFLKESYPSIFPVFTERQHFFDALFQVPIILFLSFLMLSVFSNAYRNERIKLEEYGKLLNEKNKELEKLSVTDHLTGLYNRRYIFSLLDEISKDKTNSVIILVDLDNFKQVNDRFGHDAGDKVILDFSDKISAVIGDKGIVGRYGGDEFLIILQDVNLVEGEKIANHILEEISKLTFELDFNISVSGGVTLYDGKKNIKEVISSADQLLYKVKSSGKNDIMIES; this is encoded by the coding sequence ATGAAGTTAAAAAATTACTTATTAGAAGAGAAATTATTAATATATAGTTTGTTTGCATTCATATTGGTTTCAATTTTATCTATTATTAGCAATATTTTAATAGGGTTTGCCTTTTCAATAAACTACAAATGGTTTGGTTCGATTATTTTTTCTGCTATTGCTTTGAAATTAGCGCTTAATAAAACGTACTTAACTCCGATTAAATATATTATGAGTAGTTTTATTTTATTTGTTTTCTTACCGATTGGATACATTACATCGGGAGGATCGATACTTGTAGTAGGCTATTTATTAATCGTAGCTAATATGATAAATTATTTATTTTCTGGGAAGTCACGTGTCTTCTTTAACGCATCTATTGTTATTGTGTTTTTCGCAATGATTTTCTTAAAAGAGAGCTATCCAAGTATTTTTCCAGTATTCACCGAAAGGCAGCATTTTTTTGATGCTCTTTTTCAAGTGCCAATCATTCTCTTTCTTTCATTTTTAATGTTATCTGTTTTCTCCAATGCATATCGCAATGAGAGAATAAAATTAGAAGAGTATGGGAAGTTACTGAATGAGAAGAATAAAGAACTTGAGAAACTTTCCGTAACCGATCATTTGACCGGATTGTACAATCGTAGGTATATTTTTAGTCTTCTTGATGAAATTAGCAAGGATAAGACAAATTCTGTAATTATTTTGGTTGATTTAGATAATTTTAAGCAAGTAAATGATCGTTTTGGCCATGATGCTGGTGATAAAGTGATATTAGATTTTAGTGATAAGATAAGTGCTGTCATTGGCGACAAAGGAATTGTCGGCAGGTACGGTGGAGATGAATTTCTTATCATACTTCAAGACGTTAACTTAGTTGAAGGGGAAAAAATTGCAAACCACATACTAGAAGAAATAAGTAAGTTAACATTTGAATTAGATTTTAACATTAGTGTTAGTGGTGGGGTTACCCTTTATGATGGTAAGAAAAACATAAAAGAGGTTATCTCAAGTGCTGATCAGTTACTTTATAAAGTGAAATCTAGTGGAAAAAATGACATAATGATTGAGAGTTAA
- a CDS encoding YebC/PmpR family DNA-binding transcriptional regulator produces MGRKWNNIKEKKASKDASTSKIYAKFGREIYVVAKQGEPDPESNQALKFVLERAKTYSVPKAIVDRAIEKAKGGGEENYDELRYEGFGPNGTMLIVDALTNNVNRTAAEVRSAFNKNGGNMGVNGSVAYMFDATAVIGLEGKSSDEVLELLMEADVDVRDIIEEDDSVIVYAEPDQFHAVQQVFKDAGVEDFTVAELTMLAQNDVTLSEEDQAQFEKLVDALEDLEDVQQVYHNVDLGE; encoded by the coding sequence ATGGGTCGTAAGTGGAATAATATTAAAGAAAAGAAAGCGTCAAAAGATGCTAGTACTAGTAAGATATACGCAAAATTTGGTCGTGAAATTTATGTAGTTGCCAAGCAAGGCGAGCCAGATCCAGAATCAAACCAAGCGTTAAAATTCGTTTTAGAGCGTGCGAAAACATATAGTGTACCAAAAGCAATTGTTGACCGTGCGATTGAAAAAGCAAAAGGTGGCGGCGAAGAAAACTATGATGAACTTCGTTATGAAGGCTTCGGTCCTAATGGAACGATGTTAATCGTAGATGCGTTAACGAATAACGTAAACCGTACTGCTGCTGAAGTTCGCTCGGCATTCAATAAGAACGGTGGAAACATGGGTGTGAATGGCTCAGTAGCATACATGTTTGATGCGACGGCAGTTATTGGTCTTGAAGGAAAATCTTCTGATGAAGTACTTGAGCTGTTAATGGAAGCTGACGTCGATGTCCGTGACATTATTGAAGAAGATGATTCGGTTATTGTATATGCAGAGCCGGATCAATTCCATGCTGTGCAACAAGTTTTTAAAGACGCTGGGGTTGAAGATTTCACAGTTGCAGAGCTAACAATGCTTGCACAAAATGATGTAACATTATCAGAAGAAGACCAAGCGCAGTTTGAAAAGCTAGTTGACGCACTAGAAGATCTAGAAGACGTACAGCAAGTGTACCACAACGTTGATTTAGGGGAATAA
- a CDS encoding threonine aldolase family protein, with protein sequence MSEKKTLIEAYKEANYKILGHGARDVQTLQDAFSEVDGNLESDIYGTGKIIEEFQEKMANILGKEASVFFPSGTMAQQIALRIWCDEKGIKKVAYHPLCHLEIHEEDGLKELHQIEPILLADKDRLIRLEDVTNIQKDISCLLLELPQREIGGQLPKYSMLEQISTYCRERNIKLHLDGARLFEILPYYEKTAAEVCSLFDSVYISLYKGIGGIAGAILAGDKEFIKKSKVWKRRHGGDLISLYPYIISSDYYFNQRINKMEDYYKEAGELAKLFNSCHAIKTKPELPVSNMFHVHFLLPKKEVEQILIKVYEETGVGIAPYLREMNEKECYYEVSIGDMYSKVPKDELNKSFAMLDKDLQQASK encoded by the coding sequence GTGAGCGAAAAGAAAACATTAATAGAAGCTTATAAAGAGGCAAACTACAAAATACTAGGACATGGTGCAAGAGATGTTCAAACATTGCAAGATGCTTTTTCAGAAGTAGATGGTAATCTGGAAAGCGATATTTATGGCACAGGTAAAATAATCGAAGAATTCCAAGAAAAAATGGCAAACATTTTGGGGAAAGAAGCATCAGTCTTTTTCCCGAGTGGGACGATGGCTCAGCAAATTGCCCTCAGAATTTGGTGTGATGAAAAGGGGATAAAGAAAGTAGCTTATCACCCTTTATGTCACCTTGAAATTCATGAAGAAGACGGATTGAAGGAATTACATCAAATTGAACCGATTCTTCTTGCTGACAAAGATCGTCTTATTAGATTAGAAGATGTCACAAATATACAAAAAGATATATCATGCCTTTTGCTCGAGCTACCACAAAGAGAAATAGGTGGGCAATTACCTAAGTACAGTATGCTTGAACAAATTTCAACCTATTGTCGTGAAAGAAATATTAAGCTTCATTTGGATGGTGCAAGACTGTTTGAAATCTTGCCTTACTATGAGAAGACTGCTGCTGAAGTTTGTAGTCTTTTTGACAGTGTCTATATTTCTCTTTATAAAGGAATTGGTGGAATAGCAGGAGCAATTCTAGCTGGTGATAAGGAGTTTATAAAAAAATCAAAAGTTTGGAAAAGGCGTCATGGTGGTGACTTAATTAGTCTTTATCCTTATATCATTTCTTCGGACTATTATTTTAATCAGCGCATTAATAAGATGGAGGACTACTATAAAGAGGCAGGAGAGCTTGCTAAGTTATTTAACAGTTGCCATGCAATCAAGACGAAGCCAGAACTTCCTGTTTCAAATATGTTTCATGTACATTTTTTGTTACCAAAAAAAGAAGTAGAGCAGATATTAATAAAAGTTTATGAAGAGACTGGAGTAGGAATAGCTCCTTATTTGCGAGAAATGAATGAAAAGGAATGTTATTACGAAGTTAGCATTGGTGATATGTATTCGAAAGTACCAAAAGACGAGCTAAATAAGTCTTTTGCCATGCTTGATAAAGATCTGCAACAAGCGTCCAAATAA
- a CDS encoding NAD(P)/FAD-dependent oxidoreductase, translated as MNKIIVVGAGILGASTAYHLAKAGADVTIVDRKDKGQATDAAAGIVCPWISQRRNQAWYKLVKGGAKYYPELIAQLEADGETDTGYRRVGAISLHTDEKKLEKMIERATKRREEAPEIGEIKRLSPDETRAMFPPLYEEYSAVYISGGARVNGRALRDSLVNAGKKHGVKVLEGNAELMFNGNRITGINYNESTLQADKVIVTGGAWAKKLIEPLGIEFLVTPQKAQIVHLEMPNTETNDWPVVMPPNNQYMLSFGDGRVVVGATHEDEAGFDNRITAGGINEILGKALDVAPGLAEATMVETRVGFRPFTPGFLPIIGPLPTYEGIYVANGLGASGLTSGPYLGAQLANLALGKEIDLDLRDYDVAKALTMV; from the coding sequence ATGAATAAAATTATCGTAGTTGGTGCTGGAATTCTTGGCGCATCGACTGCTTATCATTTAGCGAAAGCGGGCGCAGACGTAACGATTGTTGATCGAAAAGACAAGGGACAAGCAACTGATGCAGCGGCTGGAATTGTTTGTCCATGGATATCGCAACGCCGTAATCAAGCATGGTACAAGCTCGTGAAAGGTGGAGCAAAGTATTATCCTGAACTAATTGCTCAGTTAGAAGCAGACGGTGAAACAGATACAGGTTATCGCCGCGTTGGTGCGATTAGCTTACATACCGATGAAAAAAAGTTAGAAAAAATGATTGAACGAGCAACAAAGCGTCGTGAAGAAGCACCTGAAATTGGTGAGATTAAACGACTATCTCCAGATGAAACAAGAGCAATGTTTCCGCCGTTATATGAAGAATATAGTGCTGTTTATATAAGTGGTGGTGCGCGGGTGAATGGTCGAGCTCTTCGTGACTCACTAGTGAATGCTGGCAAAAAGCATGGAGTGAAAGTTCTCGAAGGAAATGCCGAGTTAATGTTTAACGGAAATAGAATTACGGGTATTAATTATAATGAGAGTACTCTTCAAGCAGATAAAGTTATAGTAACTGGAGGAGCTTGGGCGAAGAAGCTAATTGAGCCGCTTGGGATAGAATTTTTAGTTACCCCGCAAAAAGCACAAATTGTTCATTTAGAAATGCCAAATACTGAAACAAACGACTGGCCAGTAGTGATGCCGCCAAATAACCAATACATGCTCTCTTTCGGTGATGGTCGAGTTGTTGTCGGGGCAACGCATGAAGATGAAGCTGGCTTTGATAATAGAATTACAGCGGGTGGTATAAATGAGATTTTAGGAAAAGCGCTTGATGTCGCGCCTGGCCTTGCTGAGGCGACGATGGTGGAAACACGTGTAGGTTTTAGACCATTTACACCAGGATTTCTACCAATAATCGGCCCACTTCCTACTTATGAGGGCATATACGTAGCCAATGGGTTAGGAGCATCTGGCTTAACGAGTGGTCCATATTTAGGCGCACAACTTGCGAATCTTGCTTTAGGTAAAGAGATAGATCTTGACTTGCGAGACTATGACGTAGCAAAAGCCTTAACAATGGTATAA
- a CDS encoding SRPBCC family protein, with translation MESFQKTQVINAAPREVYKAFTTEEGLRGWWTPDCDVGEKVGDVHHFRFSNGDFNKLEIVELKPNERIHWKCIDGWDEWIGTEIIVNFVRTENGNTTMFFMHKGLTPNKLCYKGCKKAWSEYISQSIKGYVETGKGKPHIPEAENVIALKKA, from the coding sequence ATGGAAAGTTTTCAAAAAACACAAGTAATAAATGCTGCACCTAGAGAAGTGTACAAAGCTTTTACTACAGAAGAAGGTTTGCGTGGGTGGTGGACACCTGATTGTGACGTTGGCGAGAAAGTGGGCGACGTGCATCATTTTCGATTTTCTAATGGTGACTTCAACAAGTTGGAAATCGTAGAGTTAAAACCAAATGAGCGGATTCATTGGAAGTGTATTGATGGCTGGGACGAATGGATTGGAACGGAGATTATTGTCAATTTCGTCAGAACTGAAAATGGAAATACAACGATGTTCTTTATGCACAAAGGTTTAACTCCTAATAAGCTATGTTATAAAGGTTGCAAAAAAGCTTGGAGTGAATACATATCACAAAGCATAAAAGGGTATGTGGAAACTGGTAAAGGGAAACCTCATATTCCGGAGGCGGAAAATGTAATAGCGTTAAAAAAAGCTTGA
- a CDS encoding alpha/beta hydrolase, with the protein MIEVFPVKITAFNLERTIRVHLPEDYQKFDKTYPVLYMHDGQNLFSNEDAATKSGQSLELKKYLEEHPLDVIIVGIDSTEERANELCPWENGAFSRDVFGRTETYGGKGKDYVDFIVNELKPVIDEKYRTIVDRTFMVGISLGGLISVYAACTYPNIFTRIAGISTAFYANQEKMEELVSSVNLANVERFYLDCGTTEAGEDAVISENFLQSNEKVVNLLMEKEVKNFRFEVITGAKHHYDDFKKRIPDVLQYLLGD; encoded by the coding sequence ATGATTGAAGTATTTCCCGTAAAGATAACTGCGTTTAATCTAGAACGAACGATTCGAGTACATTTGCCTGAGGATTATCAAAAATTCGATAAAACTTATCCTGTTTTATATATGCACGATGGGCAAAACCTATTTTCTAATGAAGATGCCGCAACGAAAAGTGGGCAATCATTAGAGTTAAAAAAATACTTAGAAGAGCATCCACTAGATGTTATTATCGTTGGAATCGATTCTACTGAAGAAAGGGCCAATGAGTTATGCCCTTGGGAAAATGGTGCTTTTAGTAGAGACGTTTTCGGGCGGACTGAAACATATGGTGGAAAAGGAAAAGACTATGTCGACTTTATCGTTAATGAGCTTAAACCTGTAATTGATGAAAAGTATCGAACAATAGTAGACCGAACTTTTATGGTGGGAATCTCCCTTGGTGGCTTAATTTCCGTTTATGCCGCTTGTACTTACCCTAACATTTTTACGAGAATTGCTGGTATTTCTACTGCCTTTTATGCAAACCAAGAAAAGATGGAGGAACTAGTGAGTTCTGTTAATCTCGCTAATGTTGAGAGATTTTATTTAGATTGTGGAACAACAGAAGCTGGTGAAGATGCAGTGATCAGTGAAAATTTCCTTCAATCAAATGAGAAGGTTGTAAATCTATTAATGGAAAAAGAAGTGAAAAACTTTCGCTTTGAAGTAATTACAGGGGCAAAACATCATTACGATGACTTTAAAAAGAGAATACCTGATGTGTTGCAATACTTGTTGGGGGATTAA
- a CDS encoding DUF7164 domain-containing protein, whose protein sequence is MKRAVVVYLDNKIDQLKMFRCLYASFKHIQSPDTDLVVFGEDDTLIIVPDDCIKVAIQPDRKFSNYPYIHSLACLAKKEADFTEDYDYLLRSDVDTFLTPAWNNFYPKEYTVGKGQYADQAGVKLKIKETATLFKLKHRGWHNIGSTHYGQAKLVRDVSRIASEITKHLILAVFKDTSGTWPGWYKGVSSMYALEIATNHLLENISTDHHSLDFPSTSVNSIHKNPHIHCWHTDQVFSKFAYLNGEYDQYEPHQLNATSIREYCLKIALEAKGIFKI, encoded by the coding sequence ATGAAGCGTGCAGTAGTCGTTTATCTCGATAATAAAATTGACCAATTGAAAATGTTCCGCTGCTTGTATGCTTCTTTTAAGCATATCCAAAGTCCGGATACTGATTTAGTCGTTTTTGGAGAGGATGACACATTAATAATTGTTCCGGATGATTGTATTAAAGTTGCAATTCAACCTGACCGGAAATTTTCAAATTACCCTTACATCCATTCCCTAGCCTGCCTAGCAAAAAAAGAAGCTGACTTTACCGAGGATTATGATTATCTATTGCGCTCTGACGTTGATACATTTCTCACACCTGCCTGGAATAACTTTTATCCGAAAGAATATACCGTTGGCAAAGGGCAATACGCTGACCAAGCTGGTGTGAAGTTAAAAATAAAAGAAACTGCAACTTTATTCAAATTAAAACATCGCGGTTGGCACAACATCGGCTCGACTCACTATGGCCAAGCTAAACTTGTCCGTGACGTGTCTCGTATTGCGTCAGAAATAACGAAACATCTCATTCTCGCAGTATTTAAAGATACTAGTGGAACATGGCCAGGCTGGTATAAAGGAGTTAGTAGTATGTATGCACTAGAAATCGCAACAAACCATCTACTCGAAAACATTAGTACTGACCACCATTCACTTGATTTCCCAAGCACTTCAGTAAACTCAATCCATAAAAACCCTCACATTCATTGTTGGCATACAGATCAAGTCTTTTCAAAATTCGCCTATTTGAACGGAGAGTATGATCAGTATGAACCTCATCAACTAAACGCTACTTCCATACGTGAGTATTGCTTGAAGATTGCCTTAGAAGCAAAAGGGATATTTAAGATTTAA
- a CDS encoding glycosyltransferase family 2 protein — protein MLDEKTKKILVSIIIPVKNEGLHLKNTIESIKKVKNEVPYEVIIVNDNSDDGCCDFLKNSSDKKVELLETSGVGAAMARNIGAEKACGSIFIFCDAHLFFFENWIEKLITPILAGTADAVNPGIADVFQPDRVGFGYSWDENLDPKWNSDITTLTPSPLLAGGCLAVTRNAFEAVNGFERGFQVWGREDEEFSLKLWLFGFKCYLTPDTTVLHVFREGEPPFTLNWDHIYYNLLRMAYSHFSKARIKKCLSLITNANAETIKEKVLASDVMEQREKYNKLRKYSDDWFMEKFKIPF, from the coding sequence ATGTTAGATGAAAAAACGAAAAAAATACTTGTGTCGATTATCATACCTGTAAAAAATGAAGGACTTCACCTTAAAAATACGATTGAATCTATAAAAAAGGTGAAAAACGAAGTTCCATATGAAGTAATTATAGTAAATGACAATTCAGATGACGGTTGTTGTGACTTTTTAAAGAACAGTTCTGATAAAAAGGTTGAACTGCTTGAGACAAGTGGAGTAGGTGCGGCGATGGCAAGAAATATTGGCGCGGAAAAAGCTTGTGGGTCAATATTTATATTTTGCGATGCTCATTTGTTTTTTTTCGAAAATTGGATTGAAAAGTTAATTACTCCGATTTTGGCTGGAACTGCAGATGCTGTTAATCCTGGAATAGCTGATGTCTTTCAACCAGACCGAGTCGGTTTTGGTTATAGCTGGGATGAAAATTTAGATCCGAAGTGGAACAGTGATATAACAACACTCACTCCATCACCGCTACTTGCAGGAGGCTGTTTAGCTGTTACTAGAAATGCATTCGAAGCAGTTAATGGCTTTGAAAGAGGCTTCCAAGTATGGGGGCGTGAAGATGAAGAGTTTTCCTTAAAGTTATGGCTGTTCGGATTCAAATGCTACCTTACTCCTGATACTACTGTCCTTCATGTTTTTCGCGAAGGAGAGCCACCATTTACACTTAATTGGGATCACATTTACTACAACTTATTACGAATGGCATATAGTCATTTCAGCAAAGCGCGAATTAAAAAGTGCCTGTCACTCATAACAAACGCCAATGCAGAAACTATCAAAGAAAAAGTGCTGGCAAGTGATGTCATGGAACAAAGAGAAAAATATAATAAACTACGGAAATATTCGGACGATTGGTTTATGGAAAAGTTTAAAATACCTTTTTAG
- a CDS encoding phosphotransferase: protein MQDITNILEKYYNIKPLKIEKIRKVYKISSSEGDYCLKEYKNKEHESLHFQMEVLHHLQGNNFQSTYTIIPTIEKKLLISHNNHTYFLADWINGEAFNFSNLNQLKKAAQALANLHNYSLKLNVNKEVRVRSSFHKPPQFLHVKIGPYYNSMILERLLYLQRKYSYHELLTAIQLFEEAISFFPYQKYKKLWNSEQKEQAFVHGDYNYSNIILSPNNNAFLIDFDNVNFNIRITDLIFLIQLHMGTDGRYISDILRSYHQIRPLSQLEFDIIKSQLLVPAKAYWKMNIQEKVQQELTPSFIKSYISPFLKRDLFAKVKNLSFEKVFITEKEN from the coding sequence TTGCAGGACATAACTAACATTTTAGAAAAATATTACAATATTAAGCCATTAAAAATTGAAAAGATTAGAAAGGTTTATAAAATTTCATCAAGCGAAGGAGATTATTGTTTAAAAGAATATAAAAATAAAGAGCATGAATCTCTTCATTTTCAAATGGAGGTTTTGCACCATTTACAAGGAAATAACTTCCAATCAACATACACGATTATACCAACAATTGAGAAGAAACTACTTATAAGTCACAATAATCATACGTACTTTCTGGCTGATTGGATAAATGGAGAAGCTTTCAATTTTTCTAATTTAAACCAATTAAAAAAAGCTGCTCAAGCACTTGCAAACTTGCATAATTATTCTTTGAAATTAAATGTAAATAAAGAGGTTAGGGTCCGGTCATCATTCCATAAACCACCGCAATTCTTGCACGTGAAGATTGGACCGTATTACAACAGTATGATTTTAGAACGATTGCTGTATTTGCAGCGAAAGTACAGTTACCATGAGCTCCTTACAGCAATCCAACTATTTGAAGAAGCAATCAGTTTCTTTCCTTACCAAAAATACAAGAAATTGTGGAATAGTGAACAGAAAGAACAAGCTTTTGTCCATGGAGACTACAACTACTCAAATATTATACTTTCACCAAACAACAATGCTTTTCTAATTGACTTCGATAACGTGAACTTTAATATACGAATTACAGACTTAATTTTTCTTATTCAACTTCATATGGGAACTGATGGGAGATACATTTCGGATATACTGCGCTCTTATCATCAAATACGACCTCTCAGTCAACTTGAATTTGACATTATTAAGTCACAATTACTTGTGCCAGCAAAAGCGTATTGGAAAATGAATATACAAGAAAAGGTGCAGCAAGAGCTTACACCTTCTTTTATAAAATCTTATATTTCCCCTTTTCTGAAAAGAGATCTTTTTGCAAAAGTGAAAAATTTATCTTTTGAAAAGGTATTTATTACTGAAAAAGAAAATTAA